In the genome of Pseudomonadota bacterium, the window AACAAAAGGCAACAAAAGACAGGCTGCAATATTTTTACATATGACAAGGTCTGCTTTATATGAAAAGATAAAAAGATATAATATTGCCTAAACAAATGATTCGGCTTCTTGTGTCTTTTTTCTCTTTTTCCGATTTTCCAGTTCCTTATCTGTGGGTGTGATAGAAATATCCATCTGCATAGTGCCAGTAAAATAGGTCCTGCTCACATTCTCAAAATAGTATATAAGGGTTACCGCGCCAGATAATTGAGTACCTCTGGTAACGCTTTCTTAAACCATGGCGTATATTTTCCCTGGTGTTTCCTTACATCTTCCATAAGTTCATCTATGGGCACAAACTTATGTTCTTCAATTTCATCGTTATTCGGCTTAATATCTCCATCATAAATTCCAAAAAAAATATGATCAATTTCATTTTCTCCATATTTGTCGTCATAATTTTCTTTATAATGGAATTTGAAAAGAGGTTTTACGTCACACGTAAATCCTAATTCCTCTTGAAGACGCCTCTTCGTGGCTTTTTCAAGGTTCTCATCTTTTCTCGGGTGTGAACAACATGCATTTGTCCAGAAACCAGGCCATATTTTTTTTGAATTTTGCCTTTTATGGATGAGCATTTGATGCTTCATATTAATAATAAATATCGAGAATGCACGATGAAGTTTTACCGGAATAAGGTGACACTCTTCTTTTTCTTTATAATGTATTTCTTCATCATCCTTATCAACAAGTATCAACATCTCCATGTAGTTCTCCATAGTTGCGGGATATGGGCATTCATGCTATGCCACTTTTAGATCGCAAATATATTCTGCCATTTATTTATAAGATACTTATTCTCCTCTTCTCTTTTGGGCTCTCTTCAGTTCCCCACCTTTTAAATAAATGGGCGTCTATAGAAAAAAGGTCAAGAACCTTCCCGACTGTCTGGTCTATCAAATCGTTTATGGTTTGGGGTAAATGGTAAAAAGCAGGAACGGGAGGCATTATGATGCCGCCTATTCTTGAAACCTTCATCATTAATTCAAGATGTCCTTCATGTAATGGGGTCTCTCTTACCAGGAGCACAAGCCTCCTCCGCTCCTTCAGTATTACGTCTGCCGCTCTGATAATTAGATTGTCATTATACGAATTAGCGATAGCTGAGAGCGATTTTATCGAGCATGGTGCAATAATCATCCCGTTAGCCCCAAAGGAACCACTTGCTATAGCAGCACCGACATCATCAACATCGTAGACAACGGAAGCCATTGAATACAGTTCATCTAAAGTGTATTTAGTTTCAATAGCAATATTCTTTATTGCTGATTTGGATACAATAAGGTGGCTTTCTATGTTGATCTCATTTAAAACCTGTAATAACCTGATACCATATATTACTCCTGATGCACCCGAGATACCTAAAATCATCTTTTCCATATCGTTATCTCCATCTTCTGAAATTACTTAGCGGTCTGTTGTTATGTCACTCTTGGAGTCCTATGCTCTTTTATCTACTACAACCGTCCATCCAATCTCTATCAAACATGCTTCATTATAAACAAATATATGCAAATATATATGCAATTAGTATGCCTTTCGTGTAGCCTGGCAGTTTAATACTATTGCTTGCGGCAAAGACGTGACCGCATCGTGTTCCAGCCAAGGACAGAAGAAAATCATCCATCTACATTGATTTAAATCATATCAGTCAAAGCAAAAAGTTATCATAATTTTAGGAATATACACAATTTGTCTACAGTTTGGACACGAACAAAACATGGAATAGCAATTTCAATAATAACATTTATTCCCGACACCGCTCTAAAGCACAAAATCCTGCTCTCTTTCGAGAAACGGGGGTTAGGTCATCAGTCCATTGTGTCCTCTTGGTTTATTGGTTGAGGATTCAAATGCCGGTTTCTATATCAATATAGAACACATTATAGTTACTAAAAATCCAGGATATCAATCACTTTTGGTTATCATGGTTTTATGAAAAACTTTTCAGCTTGTAGGATAGACGTTCAATTCTATTACAGCAAAAAAAACGATTACCACTTAAAGTCTTGTATATTGGGCGTAGGTTCTAAAAACTCGATAGCAAGTGGCAATCAATAAATCTCAGTATTTCATAATTGGTGATCTACTGTATTATATGGCCATACGTGATAGGTCATGCTTCATGAGGCAGCGGATTTACCACGGTCGCTACACGTCCCCACGAGGTTTCATGCCTATGAACGCAGGACCGACGAATTTGTTGCTTTACGGGTCGTTTAGGTGGTAAATATGTCCATACCGAATCAATAAATGGTTGTTATGCTCTACTAAAGTTTGCAGGAGGACATAATCGTGAAGCTAACGTGTATGAAAGTGATCACATTCTATATCGTGATGCTGCTGGTCTCGGGGTGTGTCGCATACGGGCCTTCAACGATCCGTCGTGACCGACTCGACTACAATACTGCAATATCCGATTCCTGGAAGAGCCAGATGCTTATCAATATCGTGAGAGTGCGTTACGGAGATACCCCCATCTTTCTCAACATCGACTCCGTGGTCACTTCATATGAGGTGTCCGGCAAAGGAACCGCAAATACAGGGTGGACATTTCCATTTACAACGAGTACCTACATAGGTGGAGAACTATACTCCGCCACTCGTCCAACGATAACATACAGTCCCATGGTAGGGGAGAAGTTCGTTCGCAGCATGATGACCCCCATTTCCCCTTCCGTCGTTCTTGCGCTTGTCCAATCCGGGTACCCGGCAGACATTGTCTTTCGTCTTCTGGTTCAGTCGGCAAATAGCGTTAAGAACCGCTTCGGCATGGGCGCAACGGGGAATCCAGCCGACCCTGACCTATATCCGTTGTTGGAGAGGATGCGGCGCATGCAACAATCCGGTGCCATGGCGCTCAAGATAGAAAAATCCAGCGAGGGAGAATCCGCGTTCCTCACCTTCAGCGAGAAGTCCAGTAAAGAGATCAAGGCCGATGGCGCCGAGGTAAAAAAGATACTTGGTCTTGATCCTCAGACCCAGGAGTACAGGGTTGTGTATGGACAGTCCCCCAGGAACAACAAAGAGATAGCTATTCTGAGCCGTTCGATGGTCCAGGTCCTCACCGATCTTGCCTCCTCTATAGAGGCTCCTGAGACCGACATAGCAGAAAAGCGGGCATACCCCAACCTTAAGATTGCAGATGACAGGGACCCACTGGCAGCTCAATCCATTAAGATCTACAATTCCCCGCAATTACCCGGCGACGCGTACATGGCTGTCCTCTATGACCGTACGTGGTTTTGGATCGATAATAAGGACCTTCCGTCAAAGTCCATGTTCTCCTTCCTCATGTTCGTCTTTTCGATGCTGGAAACAGAAGGGAAACAGGGGATGCCTGTCCTGACCATCCCGACACGCTGATTTTATGAAAAACTTAACCGAATAATGATGGTGGATTATGCCCTTGATAGAGATCGTTACTATTTTGTCTCTTTGACTGCCTTGACGATGATGTTCCACCCGAGACGGTTCCAGGGAAAGATACGTCCCAGGATTTTATCGATGAGGGCCAAGGATTCCAAGCGGTAAAACTGTCTGCCAGAGGATGGCGATGCAGGGAATTTATGGGGAATGATGTACAACGAGCGCCAGGCAACAGGCCTTAGCCCTGCCTTTAGAAGTTTCTTTTTAAGGCTCCGGGGGGTATAGAAACGGAGATGTGTTGCATCCCATCCATACCAGTCCTTTTGACGCCGCACAACGCGATGATACATTCCTTCTATTAAATAATTAAGGGAAAAGGCATTCTGGGTGCTTACCGTCAAGACCCCTTCGGGTGCAAGGTTTTGCGCGGCTGCATCGAGAAGAGCCTGATCGTCTTCAACGTGTTCGACTACGTCTTTTAACAGGATAACATCGAAAGAGGCGCCAGGTTGAAAAGCAGGCCATCTTTCGCTCACAATAAACTCGCATTTATCCTGGACCCCCTCTTTTTCCGTGAGATAACGGGCTGTTGATAAAACTGTTTCTTCAGCGTCCACCCCTACGATACGGGTAGCGCCCAACCTGGCGGCATAGACAAGAAACATACCCGCACCACAGCCATAATCAAGGAATCTTTTCCCCTTCAGGTCTCCCAGCAATGCACTGATAAACATATTTTTTATTCTGCTGTAGGCCTTGCTCTGCTGATCCATATACGCCTGCAGGGCCTTCTCGATATGCTCAGAACGTATCCAGTGGTCTTCGGGGTATCTTTTTCTTTTCATACGCGGATATGATGATCTGCAGGAAGTCCATTTGTCATTCCGGTCTGCCTGCAGCAAAAATACAGACCTCTGTGAGGCTTATTTATTAAATCCCATAAACTGCCTGTATACCTGTTCCCATTCCCACCTTTCCCGTTCAGGGGAAAAATTTGTCATACGCTCTCTTGCGGCAATACCCAGTGCCAGGCCGCCATCAGACAGCGTGATGATCCGCTCAAGGGCATCGGCAATGGTGTTAGCGCTGCCCCAGGGCACAATGAAACCCGATATCCCGTCTTCCATGAGGTTTTCCACTGCCCCCACACGGGTGGCAACACAGGGAAGTCCACAGGCCATTGCCTCCATGAGGATATTGGGACACCCTTCCGACACAGAAGGGAGGACAAAGGCATCAAGGCTCAAAAGCCAGTCAGTCACCTTTTCATGGGAAACAGCAGGGTGAAATGTGAGGATGTCCTGAATGCCGGTTCCTTTGATCATGTCTTCGCAGGTCTTCCGTTCCGAATCCCTGATCGTTCCCGTCAGTTCCAATGTTACATCATGCTGCTTTCTTAATTCTGCTATTGCCTTAAAGAGGTAGGGCAGCCCCTTTGCGTACTTGAATATGCCGGCACAGCCGATGTGAAAGGTATTATTTTTAACACTTTGAGGAGTCCATGGCACAGTAGGTATGGAAACGGAGTTGTAGATGATCTGTGCCTTCCCTTTAATCGATGAGAGAGCGTCTGCTGTGTCAAGAAGGTCCCGGCTTAACACCACAACCCTGTCGGCATTCTCCAGGCCGCTTTTACACATTGCGGTCTTTTCAGGGCTGAATATATACTTTTTTACGTCATTGCCAACAATGGTGACAATGGAAGGTTTCCCTGTTTTGCGGGCAATAAGACCCGTAATATACCCCGCGGGATAGAGAAAAAAACTGTGGAAACAATCAAAGCACTGATCGTCATGGAGAAGTTCGAGGGACTGATACATCATTTTGAAGGTCCGTGTATAAGGAGAATCCCACATCGTAAGTGGTCTGCCGTAAAACTCTTCTTTGCCGATGTTCATCCGGTGAACCATGATCCCGTCAATAAGTTCATTCCTCCTGTTTTCATCAAGGAGAATCATCGGTTCATCCGTGACTGTAAAATGGGCAACATGAACCTCTATCCCCATGTCCCGGATATGCCGGGAAACGTTTTTCACTGTCCGCGCAAGCCCACCCCATTGGTCAGGCGGATACTCAGGTGTTACAATGCATGTTTTCGTAATGTTGCCTTTTCTTCGAAGCATGTATGGGTTTTATAGTATCAAAGACATTGTCACTTAGTCAACCATGTTATTGTTGGAGCTTCCTGACTTATGGAGGCCAACCAACCAGGCTCCAGCGTTCTCGACCGAAATGGTTCCGTCCGGGGTGAATTTAACATTTCTTTGAATAATCACAGGTATATTGTTGGGTGTAAGTCAGAAAGACTCAGGAAACATCCTGGTTGTTGCCGACTCGTAGGGCGATTTCTTTACAAAAGAAGCGTTATGGGGTAATAATAATGAATGACAGGTGAAATGCATTATGCCCCGATCTGATGTTCATCCCAAATTCCATTTCGAACCCTGGCAGGTGTGGCCGGGGTCATATGATAACCCTCCTGCCTCTGGAGAGGTCTATCCCTTTCCGGACGTTTCAGGATTAAAGATTGACCTGAAAACGCCCATCGCCTCTATGGGTTCATGCTTTGCCAGGGAGATAAAGGATGTGCTCATTGACAGAGATTATTCATACATCAGGGAAGAGGTTGGTCATCCTGCCTCGAAACACGCCAGCGCCGCATGGGAACGAACGTACAACTCCTTTTCCATGCGACAGATATTCGAGTATACCTTTGACGACTGGAGGCCTCATGTTCGCTGGTGGAAGGCGCCAGTGTCCGGCATCATCCAGGACCCCTACCGAAGGATTATCCTTTACAAATCGATGGCGGAGGCGGAGGCGGACTTCGAAAGACATTGCCTGGCATCGCGCACAGCCCTTGAACGTGCAGAGGTACTCATTCTGACCTTCGGTCTCACCGAGATATGGGAAGACAGGATTGACGGGTCTGTGATCTGCCTTCCTTCCGGTCCCTATGTGAACGAGGGCGGTGATATGAGCCGGTACCACTTCAGGGTGAGTCGCTATCATGAAAACCTTGACAACATGGAGCGCATATATGAACTTATGAAGGCCCATAATCCCCGGTGCAAACTGATTGTGACGGTCTCACCGGTACATCTCTGGGCAACATTCAGGAAAGACCTCGACGTCATCAGCGCAAGCTGGAATTCCAAGGCTACCCTGAGGGCTGCTGTAGACGAATTTGTCTCCCGCCACGAGAACGTATTCTATTTTCCTGCCTTTGAGATGGCCGTTACATACAGGGCAATCCTCGGCAAATCGTTATTTACCGAGGGAAGGGAGCCGTTCCACGTCAACAAAGAGACGGTAAATTTCATCATGGATAATTTCTTCCGCATATTTTCGAATGAATAGATGTGAGAAAATGGGGAGGGATGTGGGAATGGATATCCGGGAGGGGATAGAGTACCCATGTAAGCGTGAGAGGTAGGGGGTATACGAAGGAAAAGGTAAAATGACTTGCCAAAATATCTCCACCATTTACAGAGACCCATCCGCATAATGGATCAGTATTGCCTTCCGAACGGACGACATCCGGTTTATAGTTCCTCAAGACGGGGATCAGGGCAACGCCCCTGCCTTCCGATGTCGCTTTGCGGATTATGTATGTACAAGAGTCAATGTTAGTTTGCCCGGGAGAAAACTGCCAGCACACGGTGACGGTGTGATTCCCATGCCCTGCTATTAAAGGGGCTCGCGTCGCCCCCTCCGCCAGCAAGCGCGACCCGCAACAAGCGGGTACCCCGGCCATTCTCTCGCGCTCGCAGTGCTCGCTAAATGACGCTCGGACTGAATCCTGAATGATCCAGTACTTATGGGCCGGAAAGGAGACCGTTCTTGTTACGGCAATCCTTGTGCCTCTTTCGTCGAGATAATCATTGCAGATTCCCGTTAACGTATCAATCGAGCATTCCAACCCTTTCTTCCGAGAAAGTAATTTAAGCGGCAGATCATTTATACCAAGCGTTTCATGGTGAAATCCAAAGCCTTCCCTCGCTGATCGTACTCTTTCCTGAAAAGCTAACTGTGACCTCTCGGGGCCTTTCCCATCGATGAGGATCATATTATGGGCAACGGCTGAGCGGTAATAACCGGTAAGGGGCGTAGGCGCGTAGGTTGTGATGCCCGGGTCCGCAAGACAAAGGGTTCCATGCACTGTTACATCGAGAGAGAGGACATCTTCATGTATGTGTGTCATTCCCGGAGGACCTGCCCTGAATACAAGGAAATGTGAGTCTTTGTTGTAACCCGACCGCATAACGCCAATACCGGCATCGGGGTATATGTGTACAGCAGCGGCAGGCGAAGTGCCTCTCCGGCCTTTTGTGCCGATCCATATAAAATCGGGACGGTTAAAGAGTTCTCCTGCAAGCCTCATGAGGACTCTATAGTCACCGGTTATGTTCCCTGAATCATTCAAAGAAGGCCAGGTGAAGTCAGGGCGGCATAGAGAAGCGAGGTATCCGGCTGCCCTTTCCAGGGGGGCCTCAAATACTGCGGGGAGAGGTACATGTTTGACGGATGCTGCCCTTTTCACTTCCAATAATGCATGGAGGCAGATGGCGTGATAAAGCGGTGACAGTTCAAAATGAACCCCATCCGCCATAAATTGTCTGTGGAATTCACTTTCAAGACGACTTACCCCCTCCTCGAACCACTTGGCGGCTTCCGTTAATTCGGGGAGGCATATCCCGGCAAGGGCTAATGCCGTTGATTCCACGATGATCCAGTTATTAGGATGGCCTTTGTGATCCATGAGGTGGCGGGCATGTTCCCAGAAGGAACGGAGCATCAGTTCTTTCGTTTCACGCCTGAAGGATTCATGAGGCCATGCTATCCCTTTTATCCAGAGCCATTCCCTGAGACGCCATGCAGCAGACAGGGTTTCCCAGGATGGTCCAGCGCCGCCGTTTGATCCCACAGGCACGGGATGCGCGATGATCCAGTCGTGGATTATCTGATCCAGAAATGCACTATAATGCCGGTCTTTTTTCTCCAGAAAGGCCTTCATCACTTCCCTTAAGAAGTGATGCCGGTGGAGAAAGTGCGACCATTCCAGAATGCAGGACGGGTTTTTGTCCCACTGTAAGGGCCATGGAAGTTGTTGGCCCATGATGTGACCCTTGAGGATTTCGTCAGCGCCCTCCTGAGGGTAGGGATGGTAAGGGGGGATAGAAAGCAATGACGCATATGCCTGCCCGTAAGGATTGTCCGCATCTTCCCCTGGGCCCCTTTCTTGCGGGAGAGAGAGGGCCCTTGCAGACGCGCAATGGCTCAGCATCGCCTTGAGACCTCCATTTGTCAGCCTCGGGCCTGCCGGGAACAGCCGGTCTTCGCCATAGAGGGCGCCTATGCCCACTGCGATCAATCCCGTTGAAACGTCTGTTTTCTCATGTTTGCATGTGATTTCTATGCGGGTGATGTCTTTCCAGTCATCCGGTTTTCCATATGTGCCGAATGACTCCCGGGGGAATGCTAATTCCACTGTTTTCCCGGGTGGCAGGCATTCCCGCCCACCGCTTAGTGAAACGGGCTCATCGATCACATCTGTTTTGCCGGACCCGTGGAACAATCTCATTTCTGCATACAGGACCGTTTCCGTAAGGTTGGTTGCGGTAAGAGATAGCTGGTTGAATGACGAAAAATCCCGCATGGGGCATAGAAGGGTTACGCGGATCTGACCGATCGATGCGGCATGTCCGTACCCCTCAAAGAGCAACGCCCTCCTGGTGATTGTGTCACAAAGAAATGTGTCGGAAGGCAATCCCGGATCTTTCATGTGATCCTCGTCTGCTTTTTATATCGTGTTATCGACATAGGCGGCAAAAGTGTAGTACTGTTATAATGCAAGTGATATAACTATATCATAACTTGCCGGGGAAAAGGGTCATAAAAGATGAGGAGTAAAACATGATAAAGGTGTTTCTTGCGCGGCACGGTGAAACCGCTGGAAACAGCCAGGGACTTATCCTTGGACGAAAGGACTATCCTCTAACTGACAAAGGCATTAAGACCACCACGAAACTGGCTCATATTGTTATGGAGAGGCTTATGTCATATTCCGGAAGCCTTTCTTTTGTCGGAGATGGGTCCGGACTATTGCCGAAAGATGCCCGTGTGTTTAGAGGCCTCATCGTAGCCTCTTCCCTTGGCCGTGCCCTTGAGAGTGCGCGGATATATGCCGACAAAACCGGATGGCAGATAGAGGTGATGGCAGGGATGGCCGAGCTTTCCTGTGGACAATGGGAAGGACAACTCAGGAGCGTAGTAGCGCCGGATCGGCCCTTTATCCGTGCAGCATGGACGGCGTCCCCTCCTGAGGGTGAGGGCTATGCGAACGGAGAACTCCGGGTGGCCGAAGTCGTACGGAAGATAAAAATGATGGAGGGTTATGATGTAGCCATTGTCGTAGGTCACGCGGGGATAAACCGTGTCTTCCTGAAACTGTGGCTCGAGATGGACCCGTTGTGCATCCTGAATGTCCATCAGTCCCATGAAACGATATACATACTGAATAGCGGTGACGATAAAGAAGTGGATTGGATACATGCTGACGGAACGACCGGCCAGGGACTGATAGTTGAAAAACCATAAAATCCTTCTCATCGAACCCCCCTTTTACCGGCTTTTTAAAGAGACTTACGGGCTGGTCAGGTACCCCCTTTCTCTCGGGTATCTTGCGTCATCCGTAAAAGCAGGGACGGATTGGGATATCATGGCCTATAACGCTGATTTTACACCGGCCAGCGACCCCTTTGAAGTGACGTATTTTAAGGGTGCGGGCTTTGCGCGCTACCGCAGGACCCTCTGTGATGTATCGCACCGGATATGGCAGGGGATTCGGGATGTCATCTCCGGATATGCACCGGCTGTTGTGGGCATCTCAGCAAAATCATCCACCTTTGCGTCTGTCCTCCGGGTCGCAGGTATTGCAAAAGCGATCAATCCCGAGATCATTGTCGTTGTCGGTGGTCCTCACCCTTCTGCCGTATTCTCAAAGGCATTTGACACGACAGGCATGAAAGGGGGTCGAGTCGACAGGACAGATGCGGGCGGCGAGGTTTTTTGCCGGGATATTGATATGTTTGTTGTCGGTGAGGGAGAAGAGACGATCGTTGCATTACTGGATGCCCTCGAAAGGCATAAGAGCCCTGACCGTATCGGAGGGATTGTGTATAGAAAGGGGGAAGAGCTTATGGCAACCCTGCCGGGAAGACCCGTAGAAAACCTCGACGCGCTTCCCTTTCCCTATCAATATGCCCCTCACGTCTTAAAAGATTACGAAATCTACCCGTTATCCGCTTTCAGCAATGTTTTTGCTACACGGGGATGCCCTTACTGTTGCCTTTTCTGCGGGTCCAGAAACGTATGGGGGAAAGGCGTACGGTTCCGTTCACCCCGCAATGTGGTTGAAGAGATACTGAATCTGCAAAACATCGGCATCAAAGACATCCATTTTGGTGATGACACCTTCGGGGTTACAACACCATATCTCCAGACCCTTTGCCGGGCAATCAAGTCTTCATGCCCAGGGATCAGTTGGAGTTGTGAAATTCATGTTCGGCTCGTGAATGACAAAAACATATCCATTATGAAAGAAGCGGGGTGCTTCATGATCCAGCTCGGTATTGAGTCGGGGAATAACGAAATCCTGAAAGAAGTTAGAAAAGGCTTTACTATCGAGGAGGCGCTTGTAGCATGCAATATCATCAGGAACCACGGCATAAACCTGCAAACCTTTTTTATGGCCGGATTCCCTCAGGAGACAGAGGCGTCCCTCAAAGATACTGCGAAGGTCATCGAAGAGATTGAATGTGAAAAGATCATATACAGCATATTTACCCCTTATCCTGGCACGGAGGCTTTCGAACTTTGTCGGGGCAAGGGCATGATCACCCCCGACTATGACCCGTCCCTCTACTGCCACCAGAGCCCTGAAAACTGCTTCTGCGTCAATATATCCCCTGAGCGTTTCAGGAAGCTGTCATCCCGTATTGAGGAGACGGTAGTGCAAAAAAACAGATTCTCATGGGCAAGGTCTTTGTTTGCGTTGCATGGCCCGTGGGAATCTCAATAGCCCACACCGTGGGCGAGAAGGGGAGGCTCCGACAGCTTTGCTGGTGGAGGGGGCGACGTGAGCCCCGGTAACAGGGCAATGCGCAGTCGAATGGAATAATCAGAACGGACGCATACTTGACCAGTTTTCAAGGTCGGTAATGATGCCTTTGCCGATTCGGTATTTGTCAAAGCTGAAATGGAGGGGAACCGTGTTCCGGTTGAGAAGGTCCAAAAGGATATGGTCAGGGGGAGAGGCAAGTATATCCTTTTCAGCCATCACAATGACGTTATCCCGGGGGATGAGACATGCACGGCGCTCCTGCTCGCCGC includes:
- a CDS encoding glycosyltransferase, translating into MLRRKGNITKTCIVTPEYPPDQWGGLARTVKNVSRHIRDMGIEVHVAHFTVTDEPMILLDENRRNELIDGIMVHRMNIGKEEFYGRPLTMWDSPYTRTFKMMYQSLELLHDDQCFDCFHSFFLYPAGYITGLIARKTGKPSIVTIVGNDVKKYIFSPEKTAMCKSGLENADRVVVLSRDLLDTADALSSIKGKAQIIYNSVSIPTVPWTPQSVKNNTFHIGCAGIFKYAKGLPYLFKAIAELRKQHDVTLELTGTIRDSERKTCEDMIKGTGIQDILTFHPAVSHEKVTDWLLSLDAFVLPSVSEGCPNILMEAMACGLPCVATRVGAVENLMEDGISGFIVPWGSANTIADALERIITLSDGGLALGIAARERMTNFSPERERWEWEQVYRQFMGFNK
- a CDS encoding GSCFA domain-containing protein, with translation MPRSDVHPKFHFEPWQVWPGSYDNPPASGEVYPFPDVSGLKIDLKTPIASMGSCFAREIKDVLIDRDYSYIREEVGHPASKHASAAWERTYNSFSMRQIFEYTFDDWRPHVRWWKAPVSGIIQDPYRRIILYKSMAEAEADFERHCLASRTALERAEVLILTFGLTEIWEDRIDGSVICLPSGPYVNEGGDMSRYHFRVSRYHENLDNMERIYELMKAHNPRCKLIVTVSPVHLWATFRKDLDVISASWNSKATLRAAVDEFVSRHENVFYFPAFEMAVTYRAILGKSLFTEGREPFHVNKETVNFIMDNFFRIFSNE
- a CDS encoding heparinase II/III family protein, producing the protein MKDPGLPSDTFLCDTITRRALLFEGYGHAASIGQIRVTLLCPMRDFSSFNQLSLTATNLTETVLYAEMRLFHGSGKTDVIDEPVSLSGGRECLPPGKTVELAFPRESFGTYGKPDDWKDITRIEITCKHEKTDVSTGLIAVGIGALYGEDRLFPAGPRLTNGGLKAMLSHCASARALSLPQERGPGEDADNPYGQAYASLLSIPPYHPYPQEGADEILKGHIMGQQLPWPLQWDKNPSCILEWSHFLHRHHFLREVMKAFLEKKDRHYSAFLDQIIHDWIIAHPVPVGSNGGAGPSWETLSAAWRLREWLWIKGIAWPHESFRRETKELMLRSFWEHARHLMDHKGHPNNWIIVESTALALAGICLPELTEAAKWFEEGVSRLESEFHRQFMADGVHFELSPLYHAICLHALLEVKRAASVKHVPLPAVFEAPLERAAGYLASLCRPDFTWPSLNDSGNITGDYRVLMRLAGELFNRPDFIWIGTKGRRGTSPAAAVHIYPDAGIGVMRSGYNKDSHFLVFRAGPPGMTHIHEDVLSLDVTVHGTLCLADPGITTYAPTPLTGYYRSAVAHNMILIDGKGPERSQLAFQERVRSAREGFGFHHETLGINDLPLKLLSRKKGLECSIDTLTGICNDYLDERGTRIAVTRTVSFPAHKYWIIQDSVRASFSEHCERERMAGVPACCGSRLLAEGATRAPLIAGHGNHTVTVCWQFSPGQTNIDSCTYIIRKATSEGRGVALIPVLRNYKPDVVRSEGNTDPLCGWVSVNGGDILASHFTFSFVYPLPLTLTWVLYPLPDIHSHIPPHFLTSIHSKICGRNYP
- the idi gene encoding isopentenyl-diphosphate Delta-isomerase gives rise to the protein MEMLILVDKDDEEIHYKEKEECHLIPVKLHRAFSIFIINMKHQMLIHKRQNSKKIWPGFWTNACCSHPRKDENLEKATKRRLQEELGFTCDVKPLFKFHYKENYDDKYGENEIDHIFFGIYDGDIKPNNDEIEEHKFVPIDELMEDVRKHQGKYTPWFKKALPEVLNYLAR
- a CDS encoding radical SAM protein, whose amino-acid sequence is MKNHKILLIEPPFYRLFKETYGLVRYPLSLGYLASSVKAGTDWDIMAYNADFTPASDPFEVTYFKGAGFARYRRTLCDVSHRIWQGIRDVISGYAPAVVGISAKSSTFASVLRVAGIAKAINPEIIVVVGGPHPSAVFSKAFDTTGMKGGRVDRTDAGGEVFCRDIDMFVVGEGEETIVALLDALERHKSPDRIGGIVYRKGEELMATLPGRPVENLDALPFPYQYAPHVLKDYEIYPLSAFSNVFATRGCPYCCLFCGSRNVWGKGVRFRSPRNVVEEILNLQNIGIKDIHFGDDTFGVTTPYLQTLCRAIKSSCPGISWSCEIHVRLVNDKNISIMKEAGCFMIQLGIESGNNEILKEVRKGFTIEEALVACNIIRNHGINLQTFFMAGFPQETEASLKDTAKVIEEIECEKIIYSIFTPYPGTEAFELCRGKGMITPDYDPSLYCHQSPENCFCVNISPERFRKLSSRIEETVVQKNRFSWARSLFALHGPWESQ
- a CDS encoding phosphoglycerate mutase family protein, giving the protein MIKVFLARHGETAGNSQGLILGRKDYPLTDKGIKTTTKLAHIVMERLMSYSGSLSFVGDGSGLLPKDARVFRGLIVASSLGRALESARIYADKTGWQIEVMAGMAELSCGQWEGQLRSVVAPDRPFIRAAWTASPPEGEGYANGELRVAEVVRKIKMMEGYDVAIVVGHAGINRVFLKLWLEMDPLCILNVHQSHETIYILNSGDDKEVDWIHADGTTGQGLIVEKP
- a CDS encoding UbiX family flavin prenyltransferase; its protein translation is MEKMILGISGASGVIYGIRLLQVLNEINIESHLIVSKSAIKNIAIETKYTLDELYSMASVVYDVDDVGAAIASGSFGANGMIIAPCSIKSLSAIANSYNDNLIIRAADVILKERRRLVLLVRETPLHEGHLELMMKVSRIGGIIMPPVPAFYHLPQTINDLIDQTVGKVLDLFSIDAHLFKRWGTEESPKEKRRISIL
- a CDS encoding methyltransferase domain-containing protein; protein product: MKRKRYPEDHWIRSEHIEKALQAYMDQQSKAYSRIKNMFISALLGDLKGKRFLDYGCGAGMFLVYAARLGATRIVGVDAEETVLSTARYLTEKEGVQDKCEFIVSERWPAFQPGASFDVILLKDVVEHVEDDQALLDAAAQNLAPEGVLTVSTQNAFSLNYLIEGMYHRVVRRQKDWYGWDATHLRFYTPRSLKKKLLKAGLRPVAWRSLYIIPHKFPASPSSGRQFYRLESLALIDKILGRIFPWNRLGWNIIVKAVKETK